The sequence below is a genomic window from Kitasatospora kifunensis.
CAGCTCGCCCACTCCCAGGTGCTCTGCGCCCCGGTGTGCGGGTCGAGGTAGTCGACGGTGCCGGCGGCCCTCTCCAGCCGGACGCCCGCCCGCCCGTCGCCCGCGACGCCGGTTCCCTGCGCGGTGCCGGCGGCCCAGTCGGCGGCGGTGGTCCAGGCCTGGTACTCGACGGGTCCTGTCACCTGCGCCGCCGGCCGGCTCGGGGCGGTGACGGCCAGCGCCCGGGGCGCGACGGCGGCCGCGGTGACGGCGGCGGAGGCGGCGGCCAGCAGGGAGCGGCGGGTGGTGTGATTGGGCACGCCCTCCCAACGTCGGCCACCGGGGCGCGGTTACGGTCCACTGCGCCGACCAGGGGCCGGGCAGGACCGGTCAGGGGCCGGGCAGGGACCCAGAGGAGGGCCGGAGGGGGCCTCGGTCACCCGGGGAAGACCTGGCCCAGCAGCCGCTGGAAGGTGACGCGGTCCGCCTCGTCGAGTTGCTCCAGGCCGGTGAGGCTGGACATCAGCTCGGCGCGGATCTGCCGCACGGTCCGCTCGCCCTCCTCGGTGAGCAGCACGTTCTTGATCCGCCGGTCGGCCGGGTCCACCTCGCGGCGGACCAGTTCACGGGCCTCCAGGCGGTCGACGATGCCGGTGACGTTGGAGGCGTCGCAGGCGAGCAGGTCGGCCAGGGTGCGCATGGGACGGGGCTCGCGCAGCAGGCTGAGCGTCTTGCCCTGCATGAGGGTGAGGCCACGTTCGGCCGCCAGCGCGGCGAAGTGCCGGTAGTAGGCGGCCGCGGCCCGGGCGACCTGGTCCATCAGCTCGACCGGCGTGGGCGCGGCGGCCTCGGGGGCAACGTCAGCAGGTGGCATGGCGGACTGGGTCATGCGTCGAGTGTAGGCGAGATTGGTTGACATCCTCAATCTTTCAGGTCTACCTTCAATGCATTGCTTGAAGACATCAACCTTGTAGGCGGCAACCGTCCTGGTCCCGCCCACCGCCTTCGAGCCCCTTCAAGCCCCCTCCGAAAGGACCACCCCCCATGAGCCACGCCATCGCCACCACCAGACAGCGCGGCAGCACGCCGCTGATCCTGGCACTGGGCCTGGCCGCGATGGTCGTCGCCATGGCGCAGACCCAGGTCGTCCCGATCCTCGCCCTGCTGCAGAAGCAGCTGCACACCGGTGCCGCCGGCGTCAGCTGGGTGACCACCGCCGCGCTGCTCTCGGCCGCCGTCTTCACCCCGCTGCTGGGCCGGGTCGGCGACCAGTTCGGCAAGAAGCGCACGCTGCTCGCCGTCCTCGCGGTGATGGTGGTCGGCTCGGTGATCGCCGCGACCACCACCTCGCTGGCGCTGCTGATCATCGGCCGGGTGCTCCAGGGCTCCGCCACCGCGATCTTCCCGCTCGCCCTCTCCGTGATCCGCGACGAGGTGCCGCAGGAGAAGCTGCACGGCGCGATGGCACTGGTCAGCGGCACGCTGGCGTTCGGCAGCGGCCTCTCGCTGGTGGCCACCGGGCTGCTCACCCAGGGCACGCACCCCAACTACCACCTGGTCTTCTGGTTCTCCACCGCGCTGACCGTGCTCGCACTGGCGGCCGTCGCCGTCGTGGTCCCGCACGGCGGCTCGCCCACCGGGGGCCGGGTGGACGTGCTGGGCGCGCTCACCCTGGCCGTCTTCCTGGTCCTGCTGCTGCTCGGCATCTCGCAGGGCCACGAGTGGGGCTGGTCCTCCGCACGCACGCTGGGCTCGCTGGCCGGTTCCGCCGTCTTCGCCGCGCTCTGGGTGCTGGTCGAGCGGCGGGTGCGCAACCCGCTGGTGGACATGCGGATGTTCGTCCACCGCCAGGTGCTCTTCACCAACCTGACCGGGCTCTTCGTCGGCTTCGCCTCGTTCGCCCAGTTCATCGGCATCTCCTACCTGGTCCAGATGCCGGGCCGGCTGACCGGCTACGGCTTCACCGCCTCGGTGCTGCGCGCCTCCGTCGAGTACCTGC
It includes:
- a CDS encoding MFS transporter, which encodes MSHAIATTRQRGSTPLILALGLAAMVVAMAQTQVVPILALLQKQLHTGAAGVSWVTTAALLSAAVFTPLLGRVGDQFGKKRTLLAVLAVMVVGSVIAATTTSLALLIIGRVLQGSATAIFPLALSVIRDEVPQEKLHGAMALVSGTLAFGSGLSLVATGLLTQGTHPNYHLVFWFSTALTVLALAAVAVVVPHGGSPTGGRVDVLGALTLAVFLVLLLLGISQGHEWGWSSARTLGSLAGSAVFAALWVLVERRVRNPLVDMRMFVHRQVLFTNLTGLFVGFASFAQFIGISYLVQMPGRLTGYGFTASVLRASVEYLLPSALIALAAAPVGGLLVRRIGARATLAVGALIGVAGFAWLAFGHGAEGSVITAGMLTGIAISFGYAAMPALIAASVPLEQTGIANGINSISRSVGSSIASAVVTSLLASKTVSYAALGGAALPAESQFTLSFVIAAVALLLAAVVAMVGLSKHHRPLTVAAAAPAEAQAEAVPSNS
- a CDS encoding MarR family winged helix-turn-helix transcriptional regulator, translating into MTQSAMPPADVAPEAAAPTPVELMDQVARAAAAYYRHFAALAAERGLTLMQGKTLSLLREPRPMRTLADLLACDASNVTGIVDRLEARELVRREVDPADRRIKNVLLTEEGERTVRQIRAELMSSLTGLEQLDEADRVTFQRLLGQVFPG